One [Clostridium] saccharolyticum WM1 DNA segment encodes these proteins:
- a CDS encoding ABC transporter ATP-binding protein, with protein MGKLLFKNISKAYPNGFCAVNNFNLEIQDGEFIVLVGPSGCGKSTLLRMIAGLEKISDGDLVLDDKVINKCPPVERDIAVVFQDYALYGNMSVYDNVGMSLRVRHEKDTVIYDKVKEASGILGIGSLLKRLPGQLSGGQKQRVALARSVVRKPKVFLMDEPLSNLDAKLRTSTRAEIVRLQRELKVTTVYVTHDQTEAMTMADRMVVLKDGIIQQAGTPNEIYYEPCNLFVAGFIGAPQMNFIEGRVEGSRFVFGSHALFLPQKIADPLKQYSGRELILGIRPEQFSISNGEDINVIAGELENKEFLGNCYILYVRIGESVLACQIESKEDSFGGQVNIRFGMEHIYFYDKETTELLMHARAGENDE; from the coding sequence ATGGGAAAACTCCTGTTTAAAAATATAAGCAAAGCATATCCAAATGGATTTTGTGCGGTCAATAACTTCAATTTAGAGATTCAGGATGGAGAATTTATTGTTCTTGTGGGACCGTCAGGCTGTGGAAAGTCAACCCTCCTGCGTATGATTGCCGGGCTGGAAAAGATATCTGACGGTGATCTGGTTCTGGATGATAAGGTAATCAATAAATGCCCGCCGGTAGAACGGGATATTGCAGTGGTATTCCAGGACTATGCGCTGTATGGCAATATGTCGGTTTATGACAACGTTGGAATGAGCCTGCGTGTCAGACATGAAAAAGATACGGTTATTTATGACAAGGTGAAGGAAGCCTCCGGAATTTTAGGAATCGGCAGCCTGTTAAAACGTTTGCCGGGACAACTTTCCGGAGGGCAGAAACAGAGAGTGGCTCTGGCCAGATCCGTCGTAAGAAAGCCAAAGGTATTTCTTATGGATGAACCGTTGTCAAACCTGGATGCAAAGCTGAGAACCAGTACAAGGGCAGAAATCGTAAGGCTTCAGAGAGAATTAAAGGTTACGACTGTTTATGTAACTCATGACCAGACAGAGGCCATGACAATGGCAGACCGTATGGTGGTATTAAAGGACGGAATAATCCAGCAGGCAGGAACTCCCAATGAAATTTATTATGAACCCTGCAATTTATTTGTAGCAGGTTTTATTGGAGCGCCTCAGATGAATTTCATTGAAGGAAGGGTGGAGGGCAGCCGGTTTGTGTTTGGCTCTCATGCACTTTTCCTGCCCCAGAAAATCGCGGATCCCTTAAAACAATATTCTGGAAGGGAACTCATATTGGGGATCAGGCCGGAGCAGTTTTCCATCTCCAATGGGGAGGATATCAATGTGATTGCTGGGGAACTGGAAAACAAAGAGTTTTTAGGGAATTGTTATATTTTATATGTAAGAATCGGAGAATCGGTCCTGGCCTGCCAGATCGAAAGCAAGGAGGACAGCTTTGGCGGGCAGGTTAATATCCGCTTTGGTATGGAACATATCTATTTTTATGATAAGGAGACAACAGAATTGCTGATGCATGCAAGGGCGGGGGAGAATGATGAGTAA